The following coding sequences are from one Ammospiza nelsoni isolate bAmmNel1 chromosome 5, bAmmNel1.pri, whole genome shotgun sequence window:
- the LOC132073550 gene encoding zinc finger CCCH-type antiviral protein 1-like isoform X4, producing the protein MCDPAVSSFLTQTLCAHGGRLGLRELQENVGLSAPQLQDTLSAAGPRRFLLLEGGQVVLAVTDARVCVRKECDGCERLHLCKQHLLGRCHLGPSSCKYSHDIMNAENRKVLKNHDLSGLSENELQVLLLQNDAFFLPDTCQLYNKKGCHCSHQSNCNKLHVCYYFLKGRCKFPQCLMSHNLLDDHALRVLETVGIDGKIASNFQAICDYKHMEFNREPKKVYVHNNRNNNLKKPVVGRTKEVKTSLETVQCMLDVPPSKGPSSTGPAQSRDQLPTGAGGKDKGLSANSTPSSTGPAHSQDQLPAGPGGKDKGLSANSTPSSTAPAHSQDQLPTGAGDKGKKNSSSDEASKDNKKDNCDEICLFYVWKYCRNKDRCQSVHYHLPYKWEVHDGLNWKELSMMEEIEKAYCDPKNSSFPSKNINFQTMTCSSSLVRRLSTPSSVTKPTFLLTTQWIWYWKNNQDKWIEYGEPEEGTSTTSPSSAIIENLYQADPCAIVPFQAGQHQYELNFKEMIQTNIHFKTRRQVCRRPKYVSSEDVQKIKTGQRDSSIPNQSCPSHWDASALPDFGYK; encoded by the exons ATGTGCGATCCGGCCGTGTCCAGCTTCCTCACCCAGACGCTGTGCGCCCATGGCGGGCggctggggctgcgggagctgcaggagaacGTCGGGCTGTCGGCGCCGCAGCTGCAGGACACGCTGTCGGCGGCGGGCCCCCGGcggttcctgctgctggaaggcGGCCAGGTGGTCCTGGCCGTGACGGACGCGCGGGTCTGTGTCCGCAAGGAGTGCGACGGCTGCGAGCGGCTGCACCTCTGCAAGCAGCACCTCTTGGGCAGGTGCCACCTGGGGCCCAG CTCTTGTAAGTACTCGCATGACATCATGAATGCAGAGAACAGGAAAGTTCTAAAAAATCATGATTTGTCTGGCCTCAGTGAGAATGAGCTGCAAGTCCTGCTTCTCCAGAATGATGCATTCTTCCTCCCTGAT ACCTGCCAGTTATACAACAAAAAAGGTTGTCACTGCAGtcatcaaagcaactgcaacaAGCTTCATGTTTGTTACTATTTTCTCAAGGGGAGGTGTAAATTTCCTCAGTGCCTAATGTCCCATAACCTCTTGGATGACCATGCATTGAGAGTGTTGGAAACTGTAGGCATTGATGGGAAGATAGCTTCAAACTTCCAGGCCATATGTGATTACAAGCATATGGAATTCAACAGGGAACCAAAGAAGGTGTATG TACAcaacaacagaaataataatttgaaaaagCCAGTAGTTGGAAGGACTAAAGAAGTGAAGACAAGTTTGGAAACAGTGCAGTGCATGCTGGATGTGCCACCTTCAAAAG GTCCCAGTAGCACCGGACCTGCCCAGAGCCGAGACCAGTTGccaacaggagcaggaggtAAAGATAAAG GGTTGTCTGCAAATTCAACACCCAGTAGCACCGGACCTGCCCACAGCCAAGaccagctgccagcaggaccGGGAGGTAAAGATAAAG GGTTGTCTGCAAATTCAACACCCAGTAGCACTGCACCTGCCCACAGCCAAGACCAGTTGCCAACAGGAGCAGGAGATAAAG GGAAAAAGAACAGTTCCTCTGATGAAGCTTCAAAGGACAACAAAAAAGATAACTGTGATGAGATCTGTTTGTTCTATGTCTGGAAGTACTGCAGAAACAAGG ATAGATGCCAATCTGTTCATTACCATTTGCCATATAAATGGGAGGTACATGATGGGCTGAACTGGAAAGAACTTTCCATGATGGAGGAAATTGAAAAGGCCTACTGTGACCCAAAGAACAGCAG CTTTCCAAGTAAGAACATTAATTTCCAGACAATGACCTGCTCTTCTTCTTTGGTTCGACGCCTCTCTACACCATCATCAGTCACCAAACCCACATTCCTGCTGACCACACAGTGGATTTGGTACTGGAAGAATAACCAAGACAAGTGGATTGAATATGGAGAACCG GAAGAAGGGACCAGCACGACTTCACCATCTTCTGCTATTATTGAGAATTTGTATCAAGCAGATCCATGTGCCATTGTACCTTTCCAGGCTGGCCAACATCAGTATGAGCTCAATTTTAAAG aAATGATTCAgacaaatattcattttaaaactCGAAGACAGGTTTGCAGGCGACCAAAATACGTGTCTTCTGAAGATGTGCAGAAGATAAAGACAGG CCAGAGGGATTCTTCTATTCCAAATCAGAGCTGTCCTAGTCACTGGGATGCATCTGCACTGCCTGACTTCGGATATAAg TAG
- the LOC132073550 gene encoding zinc finger CCCH-type antiviral protein 1-like isoform X3 — MCDPAVSSFLTQTLCAHGGRLGLRELQENVGLSAPQLQDTLSAAGPRRFLLLEGGQVVLAVTDARVCVRKECDGCERLHLCKQHLLGRCHLGPSSCKYSHDIMNAENRKVLKNHDLSGLSENELQVLLLQNDAFFLPDTCQLYNKKGCHCSHQSNCNKLHVCYYFLKGRCKFPQCLMSHNLLDDHALRVLETVGIDGKIASNFQAICDYKHMEFNREPKKVYVHNNRNNNLKKPVVGRTKEVKTSLETVQCMLDVPPSKGPSSTGPAQSRDQLPTGAGGKDKGLSANSTPSSTGPAHSQDQLPAGPGGKDKGLSANSTPSSTAPAHSQDQLPTGAGDKGKKNSSSDEASKDNKKDNCDEICLFYVWKYCRNKDRCQSVHYHLPYKWEVHDGLNWKELSMMEEIEKAYCDPKNSSFPSKNINFQTMTCSSSLVRRLSTPSSVTKPTFLLTTQWIWYWKNNQDKWIEYGEPEEGTSTTSPSSAIIENLYQADPCAIVPFQAGQHQYELNFKEMIQTNIHFKTRRQVCRRPKYVSSEDVQKIKTGSQRDSSIPNQSCPSHWDASALPDFGYK; from the exons ATGTGCGATCCGGCCGTGTCCAGCTTCCTCACCCAGACGCTGTGCGCCCATGGCGGGCggctggggctgcgggagctgcaggagaacGTCGGGCTGTCGGCGCCGCAGCTGCAGGACACGCTGTCGGCGGCGGGCCCCCGGcggttcctgctgctggaaggcGGCCAGGTGGTCCTGGCCGTGACGGACGCGCGGGTCTGTGTCCGCAAGGAGTGCGACGGCTGCGAGCGGCTGCACCTCTGCAAGCAGCACCTCTTGGGCAGGTGCCACCTGGGGCCCAG CTCTTGTAAGTACTCGCATGACATCATGAATGCAGAGAACAGGAAAGTTCTAAAAAATCATGATTTGTCTGGCCTCAGTGAGAATGAGCTGCAAGTCCTGCTTCTCCAGAATGATGCATTCTTCCTCCCTGAT ACCTGCCAGTTATACAACAAAAAAGGTTGTCACTGCAGtcatcaaagcaactgcaacaAGCTTCATGTTTGTTACTATTTTCTCAAGGGGAGGTGTAAATTTCCTCAGTGCCTAATGTCCCATAACCTCTTGGATGACCATGCATTGAGAGTGTTGGAAACTGTAGGCATTGATGGGAAGATAGCTTCAAACTTCCAGGCCATATGTGATTACAAGCATATGGAATTCAACAGGGAACCAAAGAAGGTGTATG TACAcaacaacagaaataataatttgaaaaagCCAGTAGTTGGAAGGACTAAAGAAGTGAAGACAAGTTTGGAAACAGTGCAGTGCATGCTGGATGTGCCACCTTCAAAAG GTCCCAGTAGCACCGGACCTGCCCAGAGCCGAGACCAGTTGccaacaggagcaggaggtAAAGATAAAG GGTTGTCTGCAAATTCAACACCCAGTAGCACCGGACCTGCCCACAGCCAAGaccagctgccagcaggaccGGGAGGTAAAGATAAAG GGTTGTCTGCAAATTCAACACCCAGTAGCACTGCACCTGCCCACAGCCAAGACCAGTTGCCAACAGGAGCAGGAGATAAAG GGAAAAAGAACAGTTCCTCTGATGAAGCTTCAAAGGACAACAAAAAAGATAACTGTGATGAGATCTGTTTGTTCTATGTCTGGAAGTACTGCAGAAACAAGG ATAGATGCCAATCTGTTCATTACCATTTGCCATATAAATGGGAGGTACATGATGGGCTGAACTGGAAAGAACTTTCCATGATGGAGGAAATTGAAAAGGCCTACTGTGACCCAAAGAACAGCAG CTTTCCAAGTAAGAACATTAATTTCCAGACAATGACCTGCTCTTCTTCTTTGGTTCGACGCCTCTCTACACCATCATCAGTCACCAAACCCACATTCCTGCTGACCACACAGTGGATTTGGTACTGGAAGAATAACCAAGACAAGTGGATTGAATATGGAGAACCG GAAGAAGGGACCAGCACGACTTCACCATCTTCTGCTATTATTGAGAATTTGTATCAAGCAGATCCATGTGCCATTGTACCTTTCCAGGCTGGCCAACATCAGTATGAGCTCAATTTTAAAG aAATGATTCAgacaaatattcattttaaaactCGAAGACAGGTTTGCAGGCGACCAAAATACGTGTCTTCTGAAGATGTGCAGAAGATAAAGACAGG CAGCCAGAGGGATTCTTCTATTCCAAATCAGAGCTGTCCTAGTCACTGGGATGCATCTGCACTGCCTGACTTCGGATATAAg TAG